The following nucleotide sequence is from Aspergillus luchuensis IFO 4308 DNA, chromosome 1, nearly complete sequence.
ATAGCCACAAAAGCTGGTGGCGGCTGCCCGCCGACTTGGAGCCAAGCTGTTGCATCGCGAGATCTTCCCACATTTGATACATAATATTGTAGGTATAAAGGATCAGCATTGCAATGACCAGACGGtcttggagaggaaaaaagggaagagagggaaggccAGTGACCCGGTTGACGTATAGTCACGGCACCAGATGATCTAGCGTGCACTACAAAAGCGAAAGCGATGTTTCCCCGAATCGGCGGCGGAGACGAGAGGGAGCGAGGATTGGCTGGGAGATTTCTCCGCGAGCACAGTACCAAAGATCCCCCAAACCAACTAACAGGCCTAACCTGACAATGCTCTGTGTTTGCGGGTAGCTTTCTTCCATGGTTCTTGACTGGCCCGCTCGGCCAAATGTGCCTGCGGATAACAAAGTCGCCCGCAAAATGGTCACATATGGTGCTGGTCTGATGGGGTACCATCGAGGGAGCAACCGTGCCCGGTCAGGACAGCGCAATGATGATCCTTTCTGGGCTTTGCCTCTGCAATACCGTCCTATGGCTTCTCCAGGGCCTGTGATCGATCTGCTGAACACCCTAATGAAGAACTGACTCTTGGCCAATAGTTAATCCCTGTTCGCGTGGCTTAGGTCAGAGGATGGACActccccccttcccaaccCGACAGCTGTCTCTTCCCAGCCTCTGATATCCCCTCTCAATAATTCCACCATTAAGCGGAAGATTCTTGTTGGGCCATTGGGCGGCAGTACCCAAGTGCGTGGTCAACCACTGCATCAGCAGCCTGGGCATAGCTTGCCTCCACTGGTAACTCGGCTAAGCTCTTGGAATCAAAAGGCACCCATATTTACGGAGTACACCTGTCACCAGATCGACGGATTTCCTTGTCTTGTGGGGCACTCACTGTTCAGCCTGGACCTTCCTCGATATCAGTCGCCACTTCACTTCTCTAATCTGACCCTTATCGTTCCTGCAACATTATAATATACACCCCACCGCCGAGCAGGCATCTCGACGAAAAACAAACGAGGGGCATCTCCACAGGTTGGGATTCGAGACTCCCGCCTCTGCGGATAACAGGATGAGACAAGAAAACACTGGCTCGTCACTAAACGGCGATCCCAGGTAGGTATCTTACTGTTAACAACTTTGTTTATTTCGCCCGTATCCTCTTGACAGTATCGGTTGACTGTTTATTGCCAATAGTCGCCGCAACCAAAGCAGTCAAAGCGCGCGTCTCGAGCCTCCAAACGACTCTCCTCAAACATCTGACCAACTCGCCGAAGAACTGGTTTATTACCGAAGCTTCCTCGAACAGCTTCTAGGATTAGTCCGCAACGGAGACCAGGATACTGTCAATCAGATGGTCTCCATGATTCGTTCGGACGCCACCCACCAGCAAATTCTGGCAGCCTTGTCTGAGAATTCCGCCAACGATGGCCAGACTGCCCAAGGGGCTCATGGTCGGAATAATCACAACCCGAACTGAATGACTTCAACCCTGCTATGCCTCACATCTCCAGCAGATTGTCTGCATGACGCATGATCGTTTGATAAGGTCTTCACAAGGTTTCCTGGTCCCCTTTGAACGCAGATGAGGGTGGTGGGATACAGCTAGACGAGTTATTCGTATATCTTTCTGTCTAGTATCATATTAGTCGGCTCTTTCTACCTATCTATCGTCTCACATATCATTCCAGAGAGAGCCGCCACCGGCAGCTTAGATGGCCGCCGTGTGCTGAGAGAACGCTGTGTACGATCCTCAAAGACCAGCAAATGTCTCGCACCAGGTACTGTGTTGCAATCAGGCTCTTGTTGCACCGGTCTATCTCAGTTAGCATACTGTATTCCTAGAGGGGCCATGGTAACTGTCCCTATGGACATAGCTTGCTTTTCCAATGGAGGCCGGCCTTGGACGCACCATTATCCATATCTGCCCTCTACACTTTTGGCTCAGCATAGCGATGTGCTTGTCGCGACTCTGAATGCCCACTATGGTGACATAGAGTGTTCAGCGAGCATTATCGGCTTACCTGCTTCCTGCAGGGAAGCTGCATGAGAAACCATCAATGAAAGCCGTCACTTACCTAAACCAGTTATACATGTTAATTGTCGCACTCGATCACCCAATTCGAATTTTGACAATAAGGACTAATGAGTTGTGAAAAtgatcgatcgatcatcATATGTAGAgaggcagtagtagtagtagtagtcgctGCTCGTGATGTCAAACGGAGCTAAACCCCCTTGAGCGTCCAACCAACAACATCCTTGGCTGCAGACTGTGGTGGTGCCTTCTCAATACGGGTCTTTCTTGCAGTGTCTTATTAGTATTCCCCCACTTACGAcgtcaacttcttcccagtGATATGGTGACTCGCTGTCTACTTACTGCGTTTGTCTACGGATCGATAATATGACGGATTTTAGTGCAAAGACGCAGTTTTAGTACTCCTTTACTTTCATCACGGCCCACACTGGTCTCACTTCCAGACTCGATAGCTTTCATGTACGTCGACGTCAACGGCTTCTATTTCTTCATTTATAAGAAGCTGGTGTCGAAGCGACCGTATAATGACGGCTACAATATAGTTATGATatgaaattaaaaataaatcagaaTGATACTTTACGATAGGTCCTGTAATGCTACCAGAATTTCATGAAGCATGACGATTTCGCTTTCATAGTCGATATCAGAGAGTATTACCATGACTACCGATATCACATCTGGGATGAATCGGTGTATCATGTATCTATAAATCCTGTCTATGACATCAAAGCGCCTAAGGAGTGCAACGGCCCGTGAAACGAGGATACAAGGAGCAGTCGCGAACGGTGTAACGAGCACACAACCAAGCCAAGAAACGTTCGAGACCAAGACCGTAACCACCGTGAGGGGAGGTACCGTACCTATATTGTAGATGCATATTAGTTATACGTCTCTTTAAACAAATTacatgatggggagaggcTCGTGAAGGCTTGACTTACTTGCGCTGGTCAGTGTACCAGTAGTACGGGGAAGGATCCATGCCTTCGTGCTTGTAGGCGGCCATGAGCTCATCCCAGTCGTCCATTCTCATACTACCACCAACGATCTCACCAACTCCAGGCATGAGAACGTCCACACTCTCAGTGACACGGCGGTCTTCAGCGTCCTTCTTCATGTAGAAGGCCTTGATCTCAGCGGGGAAGTGGGTCAGGAAGATGGGCTGGTTGATGATATCGGTCATCTTTCTCTCAGCAGCCTCGGCAATGTCATCGCCGAACTCGTGAGGCTTGCCCTCCTCGTTGGGGATGTCGTGTTCCCGCAGCCATTCAATGGCATCGGAGTACTTCATCCGCTTGAAGGGGCGGCTAGGGGGCTTGAAGTCGGGGTTGAGTTTCTCGATGAGAGCCTTGGTGGCCGGCTCAGCCAGAGTCAGATCAATAACACGGCAGATGACGTGCTCAAGGTGATCGAGGAGGTCGTTGAAAGTGATGAAGTCAAGCTCTGCCTCGATGTGGGTGTACTCGGACAGATGGCGACGGGTAAGCGACTTCTCAGCGCGGAAAGAAGGGCACACACAGAAGACATCACcaagggaggggaggcaAGTCTCCAGGTAAAGCTGGGAGGACTGGGTCAAATAAGCATTCTCGCCATAGTAGTCGAAACCGAACAAGGTGcttccaccctccacctGAGTCTGAACCATGGCAGGAGGGGTAACTTCCAGCATGCGGTTCTCTTCGAAGGTCTGACGGAAAGCCCGGAGGGTAGCCGCGCGAACCTTCATGACTGACGAGGCGGTCTCACCACGGAGGACGAGGTGACGGTTGTCATAGAGGGTTTGGGGATCAGCATCAGGTGCAACTCTAGTGGTGATAGCCTCCTTGTCACCAGCAGCGCGGCCAATGATAGTGTAGAAATCGGCGTGCAGCTCACGGTTGTTGGGAGCATGTTGCTTAGGGGGGACGGCACGCATCTCACCATGGATAGCAATCGAGGTCTCAAGAGTAAGAGTCATGGCATCGTAAGTCTTACACAGGTTGCCCGTCAGGACGCACTGCAGGTAGCCATAGCCATCGGTCAGAGTGAGGAAGATAACGTCCTTCTGAGCACGCAGACGGTGAACTCTTCCAACCACACGAACACGAGTTCCAGGAGTCTCAGACTCGGGGGATCCCAGCTTGACAACGGCCGGATCAGTCACATCAAGACGGATCTTGGTGGGCTTGGGAAGTGATGTGTCCTCCGTAAGAACGACCTTCTTTGCCTCCTCAAGGATAGCCTGTcgcttctcagcctcctgcttctcaCGGATAGCCAATTCTTGTTCCTTCGCGGCCTTTCTCTTCCGTTGCTCATACAGGTTGGTGGCCTTCTTGACCGCCGACTTCGTGGCCGGCTTCCACTCCAATTTAGACGCGGGGTCGGCACCTGCCTCCGTGGGCTCAGTCTGGGACTTGCGGGTCAAGTACTGGTTGCCATCGGTAGGAGCGTGCTGCAAGAAAGCATGAAGGAGAGTCTTGTAGGGGGCAGATTCGGTTCCGTTGGCGGTCGAGTCGTCCCTGCCGACATCTTCGTCAATGTAGATAGAAGCCATTTTGGTGCCTCAAGTGTAGGGATCTGGCCAGCGCGAGTGAACTGGGGGAATATGAGCTGGGCTCTGGCGGAGATGTCAGTCAAATGTGTTGCGGAGACGCATGTGAGTCACCACGAGAGTCTTCTTATCGGGCGCTCATAGGCATTGAGTGATAAGACAAAATGACAGAAAGCACTCACATGTAGACCAGCACTCTGATCAGGAAGGCGACTATGCAGCAAGTCCCGCGGGAATGGAGGCCAAAGTGTTCAACTCGCACAGTGTGGAAGTGAACAGTGGAGGGGTAAATTTTTGGATCCCGATATCCCCACGTATTATTCAGGCATCAATAAGGCATACACTCTGCCGCCCAGCACGGATACTACCTTATCTAACCACTTGGAGACCCGGGATAATCTTACGTCCGGACGATGTAGTACAGTAGCCATTATGCACCGGATCCATTAGTTATGGGCAAAATCGAGGGTTTTCATGCTTGGGATGAAGTAGTCCTAAGATGACACATCGAATGATGTCTAAGATAAGGCCCCTCACGCCGATAGAGACAGGAAGCGCTACCGTTTAGAATATCTCAGTTGCCATGTCATATCTTCTAAAGATGTTTCTTGTCTTCTCAACCAGCAATCCTATGGGCATTAActctgtacggagtagtgaAAGGGTTATAACTGTACGAAGTATGGTACTGGCCATTTGCAAAAAGGCCCGCCATGGAAGGTAGGCCTATTGTTCTGCAGCCGGATCGGATCAACACATAGTCCGTCAGGACCAAGAGCCGCTGACCAGGACACCCCACCAACACAGATCGTTCGTAGACGCTGTGGCTGGTTGAAAGTCTCCTGTTAGCCCCGAATTCTGGCACTTCCGCTGATTGATCAATCATTTATGATCAGAATGACCGATCGCAATGTGGGAAAAGCAAAGTCCCAACTGATGCATCTCAGGGGATGGCATAACTCCTGGAGGCGCTGATACCGCTGCTGCAGGGCGATAGAACGAATTATAGATTTCTCAGCATCTGCCTTGGCCGAAATTACGCTGTCTCCCGAACTTGTTAGTCGGCCATCGTCTGAACACGAACCAGAAGCGGTTGCTTTGGGCAGACTACTTGATATTACCCATTCTGAGATCGATTGATAGCAGAACAAAGCGCTTCAATCAGCGTGGAAGCGCAGCATGCTTCAGAGTGGGAAAGCCGCTGCTTAGTGCTGCTCATGCGACGGATGACAgatggttggatggagaCCATTTCCCCATCTTTTGCCTCAAAAGTATGGATCTGCTAAAACCTTTCACTCCACAAGAATTGATTACgctattactataattatccATTGGGACTTTTCCCGCAGTCACAATGATGGTTCAAGTTCACCATGGAGCATTGACTGGTTGAGGAATCCTTCTGCCGCAAATCCCCTTTTTTAACCCACCTGCTTTTCCTCCCCCTTTGATACATCGATTACATACTTGCTGCTCTGTCTCGGCCCATTCCTTGCTTACCTGACCCTGTACCAGTTTGTCTCTTTTTGGCTAGTTCCTCGCGTTCTTTACTATCTGGGATTGTTGGTTCTCCCACAACAGTTCCCTCGGTTCGATtgtgattttattttaattacttGAGTTGTTGATGATAATATTCTGATAAGCTTTCATTTGTTTGATTACTGTTTACTTGCATTTCTATAAGATAGTTTGGGAAACGCAAGAGAAGAATCGGagggtgttgttcttgttctgtcCTCGCGGATATCGTTCATTCATTagtatctttattttctcctCACTATTTATCGCGCCTGTGTCCCTCAAACACGCGCCCCCCCTTTTCCCCTACCAGGGgccctcttttttcctcACCCTTCTTTTCCGCTTAACTTGTACTGGCGGCTGTAACCTTTTTAGTATTGTTCTTTGCAAttactttctctctttccctttgcttttcttttactCTTCGTCTACTGTTATTACCACTTATCCCTTTTCAGTTGGATTGTCGGCGGCCTTTGGATACCTTCTTTGTCAACGTTTGGGTCCGCTACAACCTGGCACTCTGGCAGGTCTGGGGcgttctccctctccagtactccgtactctcATTTGACAGGGCCACCTTTattttatcattatttttatcttttatctTTGTCCTCTCATTTTGATCTCGGTTGGATCTCAGTCGGAGCACAACATCACTCTTGCTTTAGTCTCTCGGCCTCCTCACCCGCAAAGCCCCCTAAAGCAACTAAACCAGCGCAGGTTTGTCTCCGTTTCCACCAACTCAACCACTCATTGTCCATGCACATTCCAATTGACTAGCGGGATCCCTTCTAGACACGTCTTTATTGGCAGTCTTTCTGCTCCGTGCTCTTTGCCGTCctttctgctcttctttctcagTTTGGTTACCCTCATTCTGGCCTCTCCAGGTCTCTGTTTTCTTCCTTattttcccccttctcttttcGGGGGTGATCATCGGGCCCggccttt
It contains:
- a CDS encoding uncharacterized protein (COG:K;~EggNog:ENOG410Q1GW) translates to MRQENTGSSLNGDPSRRNQSSQSARLEPPNDSPQTSDQLAEELVYYRSFLEQLLGLVRNGDQDTVNQMVSMIRSDATHQQILAALSENSANDGQTAQGAHGRNNHNPN
- a CDS encoding asparagine--tRNA ligase DED81 (BUSCO:EOG09261CQG;~COG:J;~EggNog:ENOG410PFF1;~InterPro:IPR006195,IPR012340,IPR004365,IPR004364, IPR004522,IPR002312;~PFAM:PF00152,PF01336;~go_function: GO:0000166 - nucleotide binding [Evidence IEA];~go_function: GO:0003676 - nucleic acid binding [Evidence IEA];~go_function: GO:0004812 - aminoacyl-tRNA ligase activity [Evidence IEA];~go_function: GO:0004816 - asparagine-tRNA ligase activity [Evidence IEA];~go_function: GO:0005524 - ATP binding [Evidence IEA];~go_process: GO:0006418 - tRNA aminoacylation for protein translation [Evidence IEA];~go_process: GO:0006421 - asparaginyl-tRNA aminoacylation [Evidence IEA]), whose product is MASIYIDEDVGRDDSTANGTESAPYKTLLHAFLQHAPTDGNQYLTRKSQTEPTEAGADPASKLEWKPATKSAVKKATNLYEQRKRKAAKEQELAIREKQEAEKRQAILEEAKKVVLTEDTSLPKPTKIRLDVTDPAVVKLGSPESETPGTRVRVVGRVHRLRAQKDVIFLTLTDGYGYLQCVLTGNLCKTYDAMTLTLETSIAIHGEMRAVPPKQHAPNNRELHADFYTIIGRAAGDKEAITTRVAPDADPQTLYDNRHLVLRGETASSVMKVRAATLRAFRQTFEENRMLEVTPPAMVQTQVEGGSTLFGFDYYGENAYLTQSSQLYLETCLPSLGDVFCVCPSFRAEKSLTRRHLSEYTHIEAELDFITFNDLLDHLEHVICRVIDLTLAEPATKALIEKLNPDFKPPSRPFKRMKYSDAIEWLREHDIPNEEGKPHEFGDDIAEAAERKMTDIINQPIFLTHFPAEIKAFYMKKDAEDRRVTESVDVLMPGVGEIVGGSMRMDDWDELMAAYKHEGMDPSPYYWYTDQRKYGTSPHGGYGLGLERFLAWLCARYTVRDCSLYPRFTGRCTP